The Streptomyces sp. cg36 genomic interval GGTCGAGGTAGAGGCCGATCTCCTCGAACCAGCGTCTGCTGGCGGTGGCCGCCCGCTGGGTCGACTCGACGACGGGGCGGCGCTCCGCCTCGTAGGCGGCGAGGGCGGCCGGCAGGTCGGGCTGCTCCTCCACGCAGGCGGTCAGCGCCAGGGCGTCCTCGACGGCGAGCTTGGTGCCGGAGCCGATGGAGAAGTGCGCCGTGTGGGCGGCGTCGCCGAGCAGGACCGTGTTCCCGTGCGACCACCGCGCGTTGACGACGGTGCGGAAGACGGTCCAGGAGGAGTTGTTGCTCCGCAGCGACCGGCCCCCCAGCGCCTTGGTGAAGATCCTGGCGCAGCGGTCGATGGAGCCCTGCTCGTCCAGCTCGGCGAAGCCGGCCGCCCGCCACACCTCTTCGCGCATCTCGACGATGACCGTGGAGGAGTCGGCGGCGAACGGGTAGCCGTGCAGCTGCATCACGCCGTGCTCGGTCTCGGCGATCTCGAAGTGGAAGGAGTCGAAGGCGAAGTCGGCGGCGAGCCAGATGTAGCGGCAGCGGTGGCCGGTGACCCGGGGGGCGAAGTGTGCGGCGTGCGCCTCGCGGGTGAGGCTGTGCACTCCGTCGGCCGCGATCACGAGGTCGTGGTCGGCGCCGAGGGTGGCGGCGGTCGGCGCTTCGGTGCGAAAGCGCAGGTCGACGCCGAGCTCGCGGCAGCGCTGGTGCAGGATCTCCAGGAGCCTGCGGCGCCCGAGCGCGGCGAAGCCGTGTCCGCCGGAGGTGAGGGTGCGCCCGCGGTGGACGATGTCGATGTCGTCCCAGCGGACGAACTCGGCGCACAGCGCGTCGTAGACGACGGGGTCGGCGTGTTCGATCCCGCCGAGGGTCTCGTCGGAGAGGACGACGCCGAAGCCGAAGGTGTTGTCGGGGGCGTTGCGCTCCCAGACGGTGATCTCGCGGTCGGGGCCGAGCCGTTTGAGCAGGGCGGCGGCGTAGAGCCCGCCGGGTCCGCCGCCGATGACAGCGATCCGATTCGGCCGTCCGGTGGGGTCGGTGCCGCCGCCCCAGGGCCCGGGCACGGTCAGCGCCCCTGCCACTTGGGGGGCCGTTTTTCGGTGAAGGCGGCGTGGAACTCGGCGTAGTCCTGCCCGTTCATCAGCAGCGCCTGGGTCGCGGCGTCGAGTTCGACGGCGGCGGCGAGCGGCATGTCGAGTTCGGCGGTGAGCAGGGCCTTGGTCTGGGCGTGGGCGAGGGCGGGTCCGGCGGCCAGGTACCGGGCGAGCTCGGCGGCGCGCGCGTCGGCCTGCCCTTCGTCGGTCAGCTCGCTGACCAGGCCGATCCGTTCGGCTTCCGGGGCGCGGACCGGTTCGCCGAGCATCAGCAGCCGGGTGGCGTGGCCGAGTCCGACGACGCGCGGCAGCAGATAGGCGGCGCCCATGTCGCCGCCGGAGAGGCCGACCTTGGTGAACAGGAAGGCGAACCGGGCGGAGGGATCGGCGATCCGGAAGTCGGCGGCGAGCGCCAGCACGGCGCCCGCTCCGGCCGCCACGCCGTGGACGGCGGCGACGACGGGGAACGGGCATTCCCGTATGGCCCGGACGACCTGGCCGGTCATCCGGTTGAAGTCGAGCAGCTGGACGGTGTCCATGGCGAGGGTCGCGCCGATGATCTCGTCGACGTCGCCGCCGGAGCAGAATCCGCGGCCCTCGCCGGCCAGCACCAGGGCGCGCACAGCCCGCTCCCGGGAGAGCTCGGCGAGCAGGTCGCGGAGGTCGGCGTAGGCCCCGAAGGTGAGTGCGTTCAGCTTCTCGGGCCGGGCGAGGGTGACGGTCGCGACCCCGTCCGCCGTGGTCAGCCGCAGATGGCGCCAGTTCTCGGTGCGGGGCGCGGAGCTGGGAAAGGGGCTCATGGAGTGCGGCCTCCTCAGCGGACTGTCAGATGCCTGCCTCTCGAAGGTATCACTCATGTGTGACTGTCGTCATGAGTACGCGATACGGGCTGGACCGGGAATGCGGCACGAGCGCGTGCGGTCCCGCATGCGTGGGCGTGAGAGTGTGCGGTCCCGCATCCGTGGGTACTGGCCGCATTCCCCGCTCCGGTCCGAGCGGAGGGCATGCGGTCCCGCCCGAGCGGGTGCGAGGCTCTTCGCCCATGGCCACCCGCAAGACCCTGACCAGCGCGTTGGCCCGGCCGGGGCGAAAGGCCCGAGCACCTGATGGCGCACGGCCCACGTCCCGTCGCCAGTGGCCTCTGTCCACTCGCTTGCGGCACTTCGTAAAGTTGAACGAAGCACCAGCGCCCCGCGCGTTCCCCGCGCCCCGGACGCACCCCCATGCGACCGAACGGAAACCCCCGCCGTGCCCGATCCCGACGGCTCCGCCCGTGAACCGGACGGCGCCCCGACCTCCTGGCGCATCCCGCTCCCCCACAGCAACGCCGCGGTCCCCCTCGCCCGCGCCCTGATCCGTACGGCGTTCGCGGACATCGAGACCCCGGCCGACAGCCACACCGCCGAACTGCTCACCGCCGAGCTGGTCGCCAACGCCGTCGAGCACACCACCGACGACGGGCCGATCGAGCTGGTCGTGGAGCTGTTCGCGGCGGGCTGCCAGGTCGAGGTCCACGACCGCTCACCGCTGCCGCCGGGCGATCTGAGCGTCCCGGTGCCGGGCGAGGAGCCCGACCCCTGGCAGGAGCACGGCCGCGGCCTGCTGCTGATCCGCACCCTCAGCTCGGCGTGCGGACACCGCCCCACCGAGCACGGCAAGGCGGTGTGGTTCACGCTGCCGGCGCGTCCACCCCTGTCCGAGCGCCCGTGAGGGTGGCGACCAGTACGGCCTTGATGGTGTGCAGCCGGTTCTCCGCCTCGTCGAAGACCACCGAGTGCGCCGATTCGAAGACCTCGTCGGTGACTTCGAGTTCGCTCAGCCCGTACTGCTCGTGGATCTCCCGCGCGACCGCCGTGCCGAGGTCGTGGAAGGCGGGCAGGCAGTGCAGGAACTTGACGTCCGCGTTGCCGGTGGCGCGCAGCACGTCCATGGTCACGGCGTAGGGCGCCAGCGCCTTGATGCGCTCGGCCCAGATCTCCTTGGGCTCGCCCATCGACACCCACACGTCGGTGGCGACGAAGTCCGCCCCGGCGACACCCTCGGCGATGTCCTCGGTGAGGGCGATCCGGGCGCCGCTGCGCTCGGCGGCGCCCCGCGCGAGGGCGACGACCTCCTCGTCGGGCCAGTACGCACGGGGCGCCACGATCCGTACGTCCATGCCGAGCAGTGCCGCGGTGACCAGGTAGGAGTTGCCCATGTTGTAGCGGGCGTCACCCAGATAGGCGAAAGCGATGCGTTCCAGCGGCTTGTCGGTGTGCTCGGTCATGGTGAGGACGTCGGCGAGCATCTGGGTGGGGTGCCAGAGGTCGGTGAGCCCGTTGTAGACCGGCACGCCCGCGTGCGCGGCGAGCGTGTCGGCCGTCTCCTGGGCGTCCCCGCGGAACTGGATCGCGTCGAACATCCGGCCGAGCACCCGTGCGGTGTCCCGCGCCGA includes:
- a CDS encoding enoyl-CoA hydratase family protein, with the translated sequence MSPFPSSAPRTENWRHLRLTTADGVATVTLARPEKLNALTFGAYADLRDLLAELSRERAVRALVLAGEGRGFCSGGDVDEIIGATLAMDTVQLLDFNRMTGQVVRAIRECPFPVVAAVHGVAAGAGAVLALAADFRIADPSARFAFLFTKVGLSGGDMGAAYLLPRVVGLGHATRLLMLGEPVRAPEAERIGLVSELTDEGQADARAAELARYLAAGPALAHAQTKALLTAELDMPLAAAVELDAATQALLMNGQDYAEFHAAFTEKRPPKWQGR
- a CDS encoding ATP-binding protein, with product MPDPDGSAREPDGAPTSWRIPLPHSNAAVPLARALIRTAFADIETPADSHTAELLTAELVANAVEHTTDDGPIELVVELFAAGCQVEVHDRSPLPPGDLSVPVPGEEPDPWQEHGRGLLLIRTLSSACGHRPTEHGKAVWFTLPARPPLSERP
- the argF gene encoding ornithine carbamoyltransferase encodes the protein MAIDLAGRHFLKELDFTAEEFRALLELAAELKAAKRAGTEVQRLRGRNIALIFEKPSTRTRCSFEVAAADQGASTTYIDPSGSHIGKKESARDTARVLGRMFDAIQFRGDAQETADTLAAHAGVPVYNGLTDLWHPTQMLADVLTMTEHTDKPLERIAFAYLGDARYNMGNSYLVTAALLGMDVRIVAPRAYWPDEEVVALARGAAERSGARIALTEDIAEGVAGADFVATDVWVSMGEPKEIWAERIKALAPYAVTMDVLRATGNADVKFLHCLPAFHDLGTAVAREIHEQYGLSELEVTDEVFESAHSVVFDEAENRLHTIKAVLVATLTGARTGVDAPAA